A DNA window from Gordonia sp. SID5947 contains the following coding sequences:
- a CDS encoding DUF1036 domain-containing protein — MWLAFKNNYSKRVRVAVMEYDPDSCGGEYGNWSTEGWWKFDPGNSRTVIWTMNRYVYYYAEATDGTWWGDEDGRIRMYVNPYENFESCYRIGTSTWDVVQPKRKDVGTFWLNTLTVNLTARRT; from the coding sequence ATGTGGTTGGCCTTCAAGAACAACTACAGCAAGAGGGTGCGGGTCGCGGTCATGGAGTACGACCCGGACAGCTGCGGTGGTGAGTACGGAAATTGGTCAACAGAGGGATGGTGGAAGTTCGATCCCGGTAACTCGAGAACCGTGATTTGGACGATGAATCGATACGTCTACTACTACGCCGAGGCCACCGACGGAACGTGGTGGGGCGATGAGGACGGTCGGATTCGGATGTACGTCAACCCTTACGAGAATTTCGAGTCCTGCTACCGGATCGGTACAAGCACATGGGATGTTGTGCAGCCGAAACGTAAGGACGTGGGCACCTTCTGGCTCAACACGCTCACGGTTAACTTAACCGCACGGAGAACCTAA
- a CDS encoding TraM recognition domain-containing protein yields MATSGYRGTRSATQDGTDSTAATLIIGGVVAIATLGCVVSVAGALSGLLAGHGWAWPSGDDPALFAGLKATITSPSNPAAAWPGDTAAGSGWLFWVCFAVLVAAVGVLAWKVWAFIDTRRARAEAKERGLATATDLAAANLTEAAAVMRARRGNVTYDGVKTRDIDPAEAAIYVGELRGRREPVYVQHRDCTICEGPTGAGKTWRIAVQRCWDAPGFLAATTTKVDMIAATIGERKEVGDVEVFDPTGLTGWPKPLRWAMLAGCEEPETAIERAAALVQASPMEGVRNSSFWEVRAATVIRCFMMAAALDNQGLMTVRSWVNLKQWKPAYEILHGVYADWANDLKSVANNQSESTDDVFGTASMLLDPLADPSIARMVDVPRHESIDLESFVLGGANTLYLACKSEQKKVAPIVSALTAEVYRILDRQSQREPNNRLAVPARLVLDEVNNIAPIPHLPDKMTDSGGRGISIWAFAHNRLQNIKRWGQTAGQEFTINAPNRIILPGLGDQQELDSLSRLFGTRYERMSPDPHDIREKAVLSVDEIREMEEDQALMIYRGTKPIMLTLPQVWDRPDLAHAAEASADLFNRIRATGDVTTRLADMPTKAGQ; encoded by the coding sequence ATGGCAACTAGCGGATATCGCGGTACACGCTCAGCCACCCAGGACGGTACCGACTCAACCGCGGCCACCCTGATCATCGGCGGTGTCGTCGCGATCGCCACCCTCGGATGCGTGGTGTCAGTGGCCGGCGCACTTTCCGGGCTGCTGGCTGGGCACGGATGGGCGTGGCCCAGTGGCGATGATCCGGCGCTGTTCGCCGGTCTCAAGGCCACGATCACCAGTCCATCGAACCCCGCAGCGGCCTGGCCGGGTGACACCGCCGCCGGGTCGGGGTGGCTGTTCTGGGTGTGCTTTGCAGTGCTGGTCGCCGCGGTCGGTGTGCTGGCGTGGAAGGTGTGGGCGTTCATCGACACTCGCCGTGCCCGCGCCGAAGCCAAAGAGCGTGGCCTGGCCACCGCCACTGACCTCGCCGCGGCCAACTTGACCGAAGCGGCGGCCGTGATGCGGGCGCGGCGCGGCAATGTCACCTACGACGGGGTCAAGACCCGCGACATTGATCCGGCCGAAGCGGCGATCTACGTCGGCGAGCTGCGCGGCCGTCGCGAACCGGTCTATGTGCAGCACCGCGACTGCACCATTTGTGAGGGCCCCACCGGGGCCGGTAAGACCTGGCGTATCGCGGTGCAACGCTGTTGGGATGCACCCGGTTTCCTGGCGGCCACCACAACCAAAGTGGACATGATCGCCGCGACCATCGGCGAACGCAAAGAGGTCGGCGACGTCGAGGTGTTCGATCCGACCGGGCTGACCGGATGGCCCAAGCCGTTGCGGTGGGCGATGCTGGCCGGATGTGAAGAGCCCGAAACCGCGATCGAGCGCGCGGCGGCGCTCGTCCAGGCCTCGCCGATGGAAGGGGTGCGTAACAGCAGTTTCTGGGAGGTTCGCGCGGCGACGGTCATCCGATGCTTCATGATGGCCGCAGCCCTCGACAACCAGGGGCTGATGACGGTGCGGTCGTGGGTCAACCTCAAACAGTGGAAACCGGCCTACGAGATCCTGCATGGCGTGTACGCCGACTGGGCCAACGACCTCAAGTCGGTGGCCAACAACCAATCCGAATCCACCGACGACGTGTTCGGGACCGCCTCCATGCTGCTCGACCCGCTCGCTGATCCGTCGATCGCCCGGATGGTCGATGTTCCCCGTCACGAGTCGATCGACCTCGAATCGTTCGTGCTCGGCGGGGCCAACACTCTCTACCTGGCGTGCAAGTCAGAGCAGAAGAAGGTTGCTCCGATCGTGTCGGCGCTGACCGCTGAGGTGTACCGCATCCTCGACCGCCAATCCCAGCGCGAACCCAACAACCGCCTAGCGGTTCCCGCCCGCCTCGTCCTCGACGAGGTGAACAACATCGCCCCCATCCCGCACCTGCCCGACAAGATGACCGACAGTGGTGGGCGCGGAATATCCATCTGGGCGTTCGCCCACAACCGGTTACAGAACATCAAGCGGTGGGGGCAGACCGCCGGCCAGGAGTTCACCATCAACGCGCCCAACCGGATCATCCTGCCCGGCCTCGGCGACCAGCAGGAACTGGACTCACTATCACGGCTGTTCGGCACCCGCTACGAACGTATGAGCCCCGACCCGCACGACATTCGGGAAAAGGCAGTTCTCAGTGTCGACGAGATCCGGGAAATGGAAGAGGACCAAGCGTTGATGATCTACCGCGGGACCAAACCGATCATGCTGACCCTGCCGCAAGTCTGGGATCGCCCCGACCTAGCCCACGCAGCCGAAGCCTCCGCTGACCTGTTCAACCGCATCCGCGCCACCGGCGACGTCACCACCCGGCTCGCCGACATGCCCACCAAGGCGGGCCAATGA
- a CDS encoding DUF1173 family protein, whose amino-acid sequence MSNLTLDGTPLGAMSDTTTQQTLADAHTRHARPLCGCRTPGVPMYVAATGSGFIVKRMPNSGAAHDAGCGSWQPPAALSGLGQVIGDAITDNPEDGTTTLRFGFSLSKGVGRTAPEVTGEAEADTVVADGHKLTLRALLHYLWDEAALTTWSPRMAGRRNWRVVSWHLRQAGHNKQAKRQPLGRKLFIPEPFDPDHKAQLSSRRHAAWKAAQAKPGKPTPLMVVIGEVKAIEETRFFHKLVIKHLPDTSFLLDADVHRRLQKRFRADLDGWAGDDTAHLMVIATFLVNTAGMAVVQEIAFMLTDRNWLPLESSASRLLIGAAVEQSRRFRVCLRYNLSAADHSAALVFSDTEAPTAAFILDEEPAGADPAADDGADSGDISGRELLTAELAGMSAWEWNTDLEMPELPARHQPKGPTHHGN is encoded by the coding sequence ATGAGTAACCTCACGCTCGACGGCACACCACTGGGCGCCATGAGTGACACCACCACCCAACAGACCTTGGCTGACGCACATACCCGCCACGCGCGCCCGCTGTGTGGATGTCGCACACCAGGTGTGCCGATGTACGTCGCCGCGACGGGCAGTGGGTTCATCGTCAAACGCATGCCCAACTCCGGGGCCGCCCATGACGCAGGTTGCGGGTCGTGGCAACCGCCCGCAGCGTTGTCGGGGCTAGGCCAGGTGATCGGTGATGCGATCACCGATAACCCCGAGGACGGCACCACGACCTTGCGGTTCGGATTCTCTCTGTCCAAAGGCGTCGGGCGCACGGCACCGGAGGTCACCGGCGAGGCCGAGGCCGACACGGTCGTCGCCGACGGGCACAAGCTCACGCTGCGTGCCCTGTTGCATTACCTATGGGACGAAGCAGCTTTGACGACCTGGTCACCACGCATGGCTGGCCGCCGCAACTGGCGGGTAGTCAGTTGGCATCTGCGTCAGGCTGGGCACAACAAGCAGGCCAAACGCCAACCGCTGGGCCGCAAACTATTCATCCCAGAGCCCTTCGACCCAGACCACAAGGCGCAGCTGAGTTCGCGCCGTCACGCGGCGTGGAAGGCAGCGCAGGCCAAGCCCGGCAAGCCGACCCCACTCATGGTGGTGATCGGTGAGGTCAAGGCGATCGAGGAGACCCGGTTCTTCCACAAGCTGGTCATCAAACATCTGCCCGACACGTCCTTTCTTCTCGACGCCGACGTGCATCGTCGACTGCAGAAGCGGTTTCGTGCCGACCTCGACGGCTGGGCCGGCGACGACACGGCGCATCTGATGGTGATCGCCACCTTTCTGGTCAATACCGCCGGCATGGCAGTGGTCCAGGAGATCGCGTTTATGCTCACCGACCGGAACTGGCTCCCGCTGGAGTCATCGGCGTCCAGGCTGCTGATCGGTGCCGCGGTCGAGCAATCGCGGCGGTTTCGAGTGTGTCTGCGCTACAACCTGTCAGCGGCCGACCACTCGGCCGCGCTGGTGTTCTCCGACACCGAGGCCCCGACCGCAGCGTTCATCCTCGACGAGGAACCCGCCGGCGCTGACCCCGCCGCCGATGATGGCGCCGACAGCGGTGACATCAGTGGGCGTGAGCTGCTGACGGCGGAGCTGGCGGGGATGAGCGCGTGGGAATGGAACACCGATCTGGAGATGCCCGAGCTACCCGCTCGGCACCAACCGAAAGGCCCGACACACCATGGCAACTAG
- a CDS encoding ATP/GTP-binding protein — protein MQHGGLLAGRNLMGQAAVRLDPFELYRERVIDGVNVCAIGDIGSSKSSILKTSGLYRQLILNRQIVAFDKKRQGGRGEYGVIADELGVPSVTFRAGGGGASLNLLDPAISTDGRHTGGVPGVVPAGQELLLLAVLRDAMERPLSQPEKAAVRLALSTVNARAAAAGTEPLLVDVAGQLLDGVSGKSEQALDYVRRGEDLPESVRADLGDFTYFGKRWAHRSLEWGVAPGLAILELVDGALRGLVDQPTSPEVHEALNHPFVHFDLSALPEQGPGLRVVMTTAQTWLANRLAARAADRKQTIAIFEEGWFLGEGSTGVVARGNMKLSRGLGLSTWSAFHHLSDHARDSPSRALMQESDIALLYRQGRDDDAREVCQMYHLPPETKDVLTQLHRGQCLVWMKGRDPILMQHVRSRIEADLTNTDNVLEGTT, from the coding sequence GTGCAACATGGCGGCCTACTGGCCGGGCGCAACCTGATGGGCCAGGCCGCTGTACGGCTGGACCCGTTCGAGCTCTACCGCGAACGCGTCATCGACGGCGTCAACGTGTGCGCCATCGGTGACATCGGCTCGTCGAAATCATCGATCCTCAAAACGTCTGGGCTGTACCGGCAGCTGATACTCAACCGCCAGATCGTCGCTTTCGACAAGAAACGCCAGGGCGGCCGCGGCGAATACGGCGTCATCGCCGACGAACTCGGCGTCCCATCAGTGACCTTCCGAGCCGGCGGCGGCGGGGCATCGCTGAACCTGCTCGACCCCGCCATCTCCACCGACGGCCGCCACACCGGAGGCGTGCCCGGGGTGGTGCCCGCCGGGCAAGAACTCCTGCTCCTGGCAGTGCTGCGCGACGCGATGGAGCGGCCACTGAGCCAGCCGGAAAAGGCTGCGGTGCGTCTAGCTCTGTCCACCGTCAACGCCCGCGCGGCGGCGGCGGGAACCGAGCCGCTCCTCGTCGACGTCGCCGGTCAACTCCTCGACGGTGTCTCCGGAAAGTCCGAACAGGCCTTGGACTACGTTCGTCGAGGCGAGGATCTCCCCGAATCCGTGCGCGCCGACCTGGGCGACTTCACCTACTTCGGCAAACGCTGGGCCCATCGCTCTCTCGAGTGGGGAGTCGCCCCCGGTCTGGCCATCCTCGAACTCGTCGACGGGGCTCTGCGCGGCCTCGTCGACCAACCCACCAGCCCCGAAGTGCACGAAGCGCTCAACCATCCGTTCGTCCACTTCGACCTGTCCGCGCTGCCCGAACAAGGCCCCGGTCTGCGAGTGGTCATGACCACCGCGCAAACCTGGCTGGCCAATCGGCTGGCTGCACGCGCAGCCGACCGCAAGCAGACCATCGCGATCTTCGAGGAAGGGTGGTTCCTCGGTGAGGGATCAACCGGTGTCGTGGCGCGCGGCAACATGAAACTCTCTCGCGGTCTCGGCCTTTCGACCTGGTCAGCGTTTCACCACCTCTCCGACCATGCTCGCGATTCACCCTCGCGGGCATTGATGCAGGAATCCGACATCGCCCTGCTCTACCGGCAGGGCCGTGACGACGACGCCCGCGAGGTGTGCCAGATGTATCACCTGCCGCCAGAGACCAAAGACGTTCTTACCCAACTCCACCGGGGCCAATGCCTTGTGTGGATGAAGGGCCGCGACCCGATCCTCATGCAGCATGTGCGTTCGCGTATCGAGGCCGACCTCACCAACACCGACAACGTCCTCGAAGGCACCACCTAA